Within Paenibacillus sabinae T27, the genomic segment CAGGAGGCGCGGGGCGTGGACAAGCGCCTGGGCAAGCCCGAGGCGCTGCTTCATGCCGCCGGAGTAACCGCCGATCCGCCGCTTGGCAGCTTCCGCAAGTCCCATCCGCTCAAGCATGGCGGCAGCGCGGCCCGCAGCCTCTTTCCTGCCCATGCCGCTAATCCTTGAGGCAAAGATCAGGTACTCTTCTCCGGTCATCCAGTTGTAAAAAGCCGGCGATTGGGGAAGATAACCGATCTGCCTCCGGTAATCCTGCCCAATCGGCTTGCCGTCAAATAAAATCGTGCCCCGGCCGGGATTTAACAGGCCGGCAAGCATGCGCAGCGTCGTCGTCTTGCCGGCGCCGTTCGGGCCGAGCAGGGCAACGCAGCGCCCCTGCTCCATGCTGAAGCTGATCCCATTTACGGAAGTCCGCCCCTGAAAAGCCTTGTAAAGCTCCGAAACTTCTAGCAGCGGCGGCATCATTCTTTCCTCCCAATCGTAAAATAGGCAAGGCTGCCGAGCAGATTCCCAAGCAGGATAATGATTGCCCACATCCACTTCGGACCGCGCACACTTTGCGCTCTGACCAGAGAAACCAGCCCGATAACGGCCAGCAGCCCCTGCAGCGCAATGAGAGGCCATAACAATGATAAATCGATGGACTTCATAGCTTGTTCTCCTTCCGTCTCCGGCGGTGTTCGGGAAATATAACAAACAATAGGTAGAGAACCGTAGGCAGCGGGAACGTTGTCATTCCCCACAACCCCCAGAACCAGTGCCACCTTCCCCGGGCGCGTGCGTCGCGGAATAACAGCGCGCCTTGGGTCATCAGCAGTACCGCAAGTAAAGACCAGGCCCATAGCGGCAGACTATGCTGTTCTTTCATCTCCGCTCACCGCGCCCTTTCCGTCCGGAACGCATCGCCGCCGCGATGATTCCGGCGATAGGAACAAGCCCCTGAACCGTCCAATACACCGGCGGCGCCGAAGTAATCGCGAGCAGAGAGAACCCGAGTATAACCAAGGAGACCAGCCAGAACAGCAGCCATTCCCTCAGTACCCGGCGGCGATGCCTTTCGGATGCGGCGATCAGCCGGGCTTGCAGCACGCCGAGCGAAGGCGGCGCTGCTTTATTGTCGTAAGCCCGGTCCAGCCGATCCAGACCCGCGATAAGCTCCGTTACCGCCGTTTCCGCTGAGTCGGGCCTTCCCTCTGCTTTCGGGCGGTGTTCCATATCCGAAGCATTCCCGGACTTGCCGCTATTACCCGGACCGGTGATGTCGTTAGCCATCCTCATTCATCTCCTCTCTCAGCTGCCGCAGACCATACGCCGCGCGCGACTTCGCCGTCCCCTCCGGGATGCCGAGAATCCGGCCGATCTCCGCATAGCTGTAGCCGTAATAATGCTTGAGCAGCAGGGAAATCCGCTGGGGCGAAGGGACCCGGGACAAGGAGTCCAGCACATTGCTCCACTCTTCGCCCTGGGTTTCAAACTGCCAGCGGATGGACCGAATGCCCTGCTCGCGCCGAATCCATTCTCTCTCACGGCTGCGCCGCCTCATCCTGTCGATATACAGCCGGGTAGCAATCGTAATCATCCAGGAGGAGAACGAGGACGAACCGTTGTAGGAAGCCATCTTCTCCATGCATCTGACAATCGTATCCTGAGTGATGTCTTCAGCCACCTGAGGATCCATTGTCGCCTTCAGCAAATATTTGTACAGAAAGGAATAGTGATTCTGAAACAGCTGCGCCAGCGCAAGACGGTCACCATGCTGCGCCTGGCGGATCAATCCAAGTTCCTCGTCGCTCATCGGTTCTCCCGCCGTTATTTTTTATTCATATGTAATACGTTTGGCCCGAAGAGATCGTTCAAAGGCATGTGAAAAAAAATTTACAGCTCATCTCTCCTGTGCTCCCACAGCCTGCGTCTCCACGGCTGCTTCGCTCCCC encodes:
- a CDS encoding ABC transporter ATP-binding protein, yielding MMPPLLEVSELYKAFQGRTSVNGISFSMEQGRCVALLGPNGAGKTTTLRMLAGLLNPGRGTILFDGKPIGQDYRRQIGYLPQSPAFYNWMTGEEYLIFASRISGMGRKEAAGRAAAMLERMGLAEAAKRRIGGYSGGMKQRLGLAQALVHAPRLLLLDEPVSALDPIGRREIMELLREIGRETSVLFSTHVLHDAEEVCDDIILMNHGVIAEQGTLNSLRAKYNRPVIALRVEQREEALQWLETLNTRSYILESRSEGEGSIFLKVKDMEAARSAILREAAERGIPVARFEAGSLSLEDVFMEAVGE
- a CDS encoding PLD nuclease N-terminal domain-containing protein encodes the protein MKSIDLSLLWPLIALQGLLAVIGLVSLVRAQSVRGPKWMWAIIILLGNLLGSLAYFTIGRKE
- a CDS encoding YxlC family protein, with translation MANDITGPGNSGKSGNASDMEHRPKAEGRPDSAETAVTELIAGLDRLDRAYDNKAAPPSLGVLQARLIAASERHRRRVLREWLLFWLVSLVILGFSLLAITSAPPVYWTVQGLVPIAGIIAAAMRSGRKGRGERR
- the sigY gene encoding RNA polymerase sigma factor SigY, with amino-acid sequence MSDEELGLIRQAQHGDRLALAQLFQNHYSFLYKYLLKATMDPQVAEDITQDTIVRCMEKMASYNGSSSFSSWMITIATRLYIDRMRRRSREREWIRREQGIRSIRWQFETQGEEWSNVLDSLSRVPSPQRISLLLKHYYGYSYAEIGRILGIPEGTAKSRAAYGLRQLREEMNEDG